The proteins below come from a single Acidobacteriota bacterium genomic window:
- a CDS encoding CoA ester lyase translates to MRLRRSELAVPASNPRMVEKSAGSDADLVFLDLEDAVAPDRKEGARQIAIDGLNELDWTGKVRSVRVNDHTTRWAVDDVISVVEGAGENLDIIILPKVKKPRDIWFFETMLDGLEQKLGLERRIGLEALIEEAEGLANVEAIATCSDRLEALILGFGDLSASMGMRFGHELDKDYRYPGDMWSAHRVRMIAACRAAGIDAIDGPFGDFRNDKAYLKQATYAATLGAVGKWCIHPNQIPLANDVFAPSPREIKQAQKMVDLYNESVAKGAGAGGKGGQLVDAATLRIYQPVLDRARATGRL, encoded by the coding sequence ATGCGACTGAGACGTTCCGAGCTGGCGGTGCCCGCCAGCAACCCCAGGATGGTCGAGAAGTCGGCCGGAAGCGACGCCGACCTCGTCTTCCTCGACCTGGAAGACGCCGTCGCGCCGGACAGGAAGGAAGGCGCCCGCCAGATCGCCATCGACGGCCTGAACGAGCTCGACTGGACAGGCAAGGTGCGCTCCGTCCGCGTCAACGACCACACCACCCGCTGGGCCGTCGACGACGTGATCAGCGTGGTCGAAGGCGCCGGCGAGAACCTCGACATCATCATCCTGCCCAAGGTCAAGAAACCGCGCGACATCTGGTTCTTCGAGACGATGCTCGACGGCCTGGAACAGAAGCTCGGGCTCGAGCGCAGGATCGGCCTCGAGGCGCTGATCGAGGAGGCCGAGGGCCTCGCCAACGTCGAAGCGATCGCCACCTGCTCAGACCGCCTCGAAGCGCTCATCCTCGGCTTCGGCGACCTCTCCGCCAGCATGGGCATGCGCTTCGGCCACGAACTCGACAAGGACTACCGCTACCCCGGCGACATGTGGTCCGCCCACCGCGTCCGCATGATCGCCGCCTGCCGCGCCGCTGGCATCGACGCCATCGACGGCCCCTTCGGCGACTTCCGCAACGACAAGGCCTACCTCAAGCAGGCCACCTACGCCGCCACCCTCGGCGCCGTCGGCAAGTGGTGCATCCACCCCAACCAGATTCCGCTGGCCAACGACGTCTTCGCGCCATCGCCCAGGGAGATCAAGCAGGCGCAGAAGATGGTCGATCTCTACAACGAGTCCGTGGCGAAGGGCGCCGGAGCCGGCGGCAAGGGCGGGCAGTTGGTGGATGCGGCGACGTTGCGGATCTACCAGCCGGTGCTGGATCGGGCGAGGGCCACTGGGAGGTTGTAG
- a CDS encoding energy transducer TonB, producing the protein MTISVPVLLLLLIAAAPVLAQVEPTPEAEADRLWAEATQFVELDQLPEALSALDDMVELKALHPGLELPPLFWAIHAAAAEEEGLHDVAVSSARRYVDRRGSNAAERYVFAIRLVVQADLKAVRLADPDREIHTLNVGGVAVEGMKPPVRTNPHSYAPRKTAWAREAGAYGAAVIGFVTDERGRVEHPVILQDPGYGLGLEAARAVKRYKFKPATLHGEPVAVYRIVTINFPPSR; encoded by the coding sequence GTGACGATTAGCGTTCCCGTTCTTCTTCTTCTGCTGATTGCCGCGGCGCCCGTGCTGGCGCAGGTAGAGCCGACCCCGGAGGCTGAGGCGGATCGCCTGTGGGCGGAAGCGACGCAGTTTGTCGAGCTGGACCAGTTGCCCGAAGCGCTCAGCGCCCTGGACGACATGGTCGAGCTCAAGGCGCTACACCCTGGCCTGGAACTGCCGCCGCTCTTCTGGGCTATCCACGCTGCAGCGGCAGAGGAGGAGGGGCTGCACGACGTGGCCGTGTCATCCGCGCGTCGCTACGTCGACCGGAGAGGCAGCAATGCCGCCGAGCGTTACGTTTTCGCCATTCGGCTCGTCGTCCAGGCCGACCTCAAGGCAGTACGCCTGGCGGATCCAGACCGAGAGATCCACACGCTGAACGTTGGCGGCGTCGCAGTGGAAGGCATGAAGCCGCCTGTGCGGACGAATCCCCACTCCTATGCGCCAAGGAAGACTGCGTGGGCGCGTGAGGCTGGTGCCTACGGTGCTGCGGTGATCGGATTCGTCACCGATGAACGCGGAAGGGTGGAGCATCCGGTCATTCTCCAGGACCCGGGTTACGGACTCGGTCTGGAAGCGGCGAGGGCAGTGAAGCGGTACAAGTTCAAGCCGGCGACGCTCCACGGGGAGCCTGTTGCCGTGTACCGGATCGTGACGATCAACTTCCCTCCGTCACGCTAG
- a CDS encoding CoA transferase — protein MSPDPRARGPLGDLVIIDCTMALAGPFGSAILADLGADVIKVEPPTGDMSRPSPPIPEDFIHPAQGKAGVDGGCDFGGYFGSINRNKRSISLDLKDDADRETFLRLCEQADAVLENMRAGVMDRLGLSYETIRERNPKIVYAALRGFGDPRTGESPHADWPAFDIVAQAMGGFAHVNGPPGDDDRPGGGYPGGASVGDLFPGTLMALGVVAGVHHARRTGRGQFMDVAMVDGVNLLCESVFANYGSSLRHQLPPRGKHHHSLSPFGIYDAKDGGVAVAAPTPAQWEILCQEMGRPDLVEDERTKNFWSRRENREFVEAVVSGWTGAHTRDEIVEALAGRVPCGPVQTAADIFESPHTAVREMVAEVELPGENAPVKIVGCPIKYTETKTGVRRRAPLLDEHRDEILAQFGLNAGPDATPDGEGKE, from the coding sequence GTGAGCCCGGATCCCCGGGCTCGCGGGCCGCTCGGCGACCTCGTCATCATCGACTGCACGATGGCGCTCGCCGGGCCGTTCGGCTCCGCCATCCTCGCCGACCTCGGCGCCGACGTGATCAAGGTCGAGCCGCCGACCGGCGACATGTCCCGCCCCTCGCCGCCCATCCCCGAGGACTTCATCCACCCGGCCCAGGGCAAGGCGGGGGTCGACGGCGGCTGCGACTTCGGCGGCTACTTCGGCAGCATCAATCGGAACAAGCGCAGCATCTCGCTCGACCTGAAGGACGACGCCGACCGCGAGACCTTCCTCCGCCTGTGCGAGCAGGCCGACGCGGTGCTCGAGAACATGCGCGCCGGCGTGATGGACCGGCTCGGGCTGAGCTACGAGACGATCCGCGAGCGCAACCCGAAGATCGTCTACGCGGCGCTGCGCGGCTTCGGCGACCCGCGGACCGGCGAGAGTCCCCACGCCGACTGGCCCGCCTTCGACATCGTCGCCCAGGCGATGGGCGGCTTCGCCCACGTCAACGGCCCACCGGGCGACGACGACCGTCCCGGAGGGGGCTACCCCGGCGGCGCCTCCGTCGGCGACCTGTTCCCCGGCACGCTGATGGCGCTCGGCGTCGTCGCCGGGGTCCACCACGCGCGGCGGACCGGGAGGGGTCAGTTCATGGACGTCGCGATGGTCGACGGCGTCAACCTGCTGTGCGAGTCCGTGTTCGCGAACTACGGCTCCAGCCTGCGCCACCAGCTCCCGCCCCGCGGCAAGCACCACCACAGCCTCTCCCCGTTCGGCATCTACGACGCGAAGGACGGCGGCGTGGCGGTCGCCGCGCCGACGCCGGCGCAGTGGGAGATCCTCTGCCAGGAGATGGGCCGGCCCGACCTGGTGGAGGACGAACGCACGAAGAACTTCTGGTCGCGCCGCGAGAACCGGGAGTTCGTGGAGGCGGTCGTCTCCGGATGGACCGGCGCGCACACCCGCGACGAGATCGTCGAGGCGCTCGCCGGCCGGGTCCCCTGCGGCCCGGTGCAGACCGCGGCCGACATCTTCGAAAGCCCCCACACCGCGGTCCGCGAGATGGTCGCCGAAGTGGAGCTGCCTGGCGAGAACGCGCCGGTCAAGATCGTCGGCTGCCCGATCAAGTACACCGAGACGAAGACCGGCGTCCGGCGCCGCGCGCCCCTGCTCGACGAGCACCGCGACGAGATCCTCGCCCAGTTCGGGCTCAACGCCGGGCCGGACGCCACGCCGGACGGGGAAGGCAAGGAGTAA
- a CDS encoding TraB/GumN family protein, translating into MIWRALLLAASPAVPGAIAQENGGPEPRPVDLVEEEIQVLGKLPGPPLWKVTRGDHVLWILGTPELVPDGLRWQSDSIEKVLAQSREYLTSRAVTVRASNPVRVVRGLRQFRRTRRIPDRGTLEDLLPEDLYQLFSETRLRYAPKQDDLERLRPNVAAKQLFDSAAQSAGLERWHTIHRAIEKSARKHRVKEVRTVLSKRFKDSTDLLDEMEEMSGGAEQTCLQARLQELDAQLEAHARLAAAWAVGDLASLRAHPGDPATEACDPRRLAADPEELSQMESRSWELWLENAELALSNNDSTIAILPLEDLLRPDGPLSQFRERGYEVVEPDETPPERQQG; encoded by the coding sequence ATGATCTGGAGAGCCTTGCTACTCGCGGCCTCACCGGCCGTTCCGGGAGCGATCGCCCAGGAGAACGGCGGCCCCGAGCCGCGCCCGGTGGATCTCGTCGAGGAGGAGATCCAGGTCCTGGGAAAGCTCCCCGGGCCGCCCCTCTGGAAGGTCACCAGGGGTGACCATGTCTTGTGGATCCTCGGTACTCCGGAACTGGTGCCGGACGGCCTCCGCTGGCAATCGGACTCCATCGAAAAGGTGCTGGCTCAATCCAGGGAGTACCTGACGTCAAGGGCCGTGACCGTCAGGGCGTCGAACCCGGTGAGAGTGGTGCGGGGACTCAGGCAGTTCAGGCGCACCCGACGAATCCCGGACCGCGGAACCCTGGAGGACCTGCTGCCAGAGGACCTGTACCAGCTCTTCTCTGAAACCAGACTCAGATACGCGCCGAAGCAAGACGATCTCGAGAGACTGCGACCCAACGTCGCGGCCAAGCAACTCTTCGATTCCGCGGCGCAATCCGCAGGCCTGGAGCGCTGGCACACCATCCATCGGGCGATAGAGAAGAGTGCCCGGAAGCACCGCGTCAAGGAGGTGCGAACGGTCCTCTCCAAGCGCTTCAAAGACTCGACCGATCTTCTCGATGAGATGGAAGAAATGTCGGGCGGCGCGGAGCAAACCTGCCTGCAGGCACGTCTTCAGGAGCTCGATGCCCAGCTCGAGGCGCACGCCCGTCTTGCGGCTGCCTGGGCCGTAGGCGATCTGGCCTCGCTTAGGGCCCACCCAGGCGATCCGGCCACCGAGGCCTGCGATCCCAGGCGACTCGCCGCCGACCCGGAGGAGCTGAGCCAGATGGAGTCGCGGAGTTGGGAACTCTGGCTCGAGAACGCCGAGCTCGCCTTGAGCAACAACGACTCCACCATTGCCATCCTGCCGCTTGAAGACCTGCTCCGGCCCGACGGGCCGCTCTCGCAGTTCCGAGAGAGAGGCTATGAAGTCGTGGAGCCCGACGAAACGCCTCCGGAGAGGCAGCAGGGCTAG
- a CDS encoding MaoC family dehydratase, protein MTTALTSPSTYFEDFAAGQKMQHARGTTIEEVESQLLTKLVMNTADGHFNEDRMQKSPFGQRLVFGLVTGSTVIGLATQDTAENALAELGLDKLRFRAPVFLGDTLTAYTEVLATRDADRDDAGVVRFKHWGTKQDGTIVFEGEREVLIKRRSHWGS, encoded by the coding sequence ATGACCACCGCCCTCACCTCGCCCTCCACCTACTTCGAGGACTTCGCCGCCGGCCAGAAGATGCAGCACGCCCGCGGCACCACAATCGAGGAGGTCGAGAGCCAACTCCTGACCAAGCTCGTCATGAACACCGCCGACGGCCACTTCAACGAGGACCGCATGCAGAAGTCGCCCTTCGGGCAACGGCTCGTGTTCGGGCTGGTGACGGGCTCGACGGTGATCGGCCTGGCGACCCAGGACACGGCCGAGAACGCGCTCGCCGAACTCGGCCTCGACAAGCTGCGCTTCCGCGCGCCCGTCTTCCTCGGCGACACGCTGACCGCCTACACCGAGGTGCTCGCCACCCGCGACGCCGACCGCGACGACGCCGGCGTCGTCCGCTTCAAGCACTGGGGCACGAAGCAGGACGGCACGATCGTCTTCGAGGGCGAGCGCGAGGTGCTGATCAAGCGCCGCTCGCACTGGGGGTCGTAG
- a CDS encoding nuclear transport factor 2 family protein, with amino-acid sequence MLTRDEMSIAFAKWGAAWNEHDLDGVMDLFHDEIYFENWNGGSVRGKENLRQAWAPWFANHGDFKFTTEETFIDEVDQKMLFRWQLDSPSFEKGQGDKHEARRGLDVLHFRDGKIVEKLTYSKTTIELDGERVRLTTP; translated from the coding sequence ATGCTGACAAGAGACGAAATGTCCATCGCGTTCGCCAAATGGGGCGCCGCCTGGAACGAGCACGACCTCGACGGCGTGATGGACCTGTTTCACGACGAGATCTACTTCGAGAACTGGAACGGAGGCTCGGTCAGGGGTAAGGAGAATCTGCGTCAGGCATGGGCGCCATGGTTCGCCAATCATGGAGACTTCAAGTTCACGACCGAAGAGACCTTCATCGACGAAGTCGACCAGAAGATGCTCTTCCGCTGGCAGCTCGATTCGCCCTCGTTCGAGAAGGGCCAGGGGGACAAGCACGAAGCCAGGCGCGGCCTCGATGTGCTGCACTTCCGGGACGGCAAGATCGTCGAGAAGCTGACCTACTCCAAGACCACGATCGAACTGGACGGGGAACGCGTACGTCTGACGACGCCGTGA
- a CDS encoding VOC family protein, with amino-acid sequence MRIHLTGVFVDDQRKALRFYTETLGFQVKHDIPLGEHAWITVVSPEAPEGTELLLEPAAHPAVGPYRAALVEDGIPGASFAVDDVEAEYERLVARGVRFVQPPTDLGTVVTAVFDDTCGNLIQIQEEKGQP; translated from the coding sequence ATGAGAATCCACCTGACCGGCGTCTTCGTGGACGACCAGCGGAAGGCACTTCGCTTCTACACCGAAACGCTCGGCTTCCAGGTGAAGCACGACATCCCTCTGGGAGAGCACGCCTGGATCACCGTCGTGTCCCCGGAAGCTCCGGAGGGGACGGAGTTGCTGCTTGAGCCCGCTGCACACCCCGCCGTCGGTCCATACAGGGCAGCGTTGGTGGAGGACGGGATCCCCGGCGCCAGCTTCGCGGTCGATGATGTCGAAGCCGAGTACGAGCGTCTCGTGGCGAGAGGTGTGCGGTTCGTTCAGCCGCCAACGGACCTCGGGACTGTTGTTACCGCAGTCTTTGACGATACTTGCGGCAACTTGATCCAGATCCAGGAGGAGAAGGGTCAACCGTGA
- a CDS encoding transcriptional regulator translates to MPLTRDFRVTVQERIESDPGFREALLEEAVQCLLAGEVDVGKSILRDYVNATIGFRELAGLTAKSPKSLMRMLGPNGNPQARNIFEIISCLQEREGLQLKVQAVR, encoded by the coding sequence ATGCCACTGACTCGTGACTTCAGAGTGACGGTCCAGGAGAGGATCGAGAGCGACCCGGGCTTCCGGGAGGCGCTGCTCGAGGAAGCGGTGCAGTGCCTTCTTGCCGGCGAGGTAGACGTCGGCAAGTCGATCCTGCGCGACTACGTCAACGCGACCATCGGGTTTCGCGAACTCGCTGGTCTGACCGCGAAGTCGCCCAAGAGCCTGATGCGCATGCTCGGTCCGAACGGCAATCCGCAGGCGCGCAACATCTTCGAGATCATCAGTTGCCTTCAGGAACGCGAGGGCCTGCAGCTCAAGGTACAGGCGGTTCGATAA
- a CDS encoding tRNA-binding protein, producing MKPAEIKPAISIDVVNQLDARVGTIESVTDVEGSSKLVRLRVDFGDHKRTILAGMKQEREDPTEIEGRQALFIVNLEPRKMMGETSEGIVFDVGYEDGIQPALLLPERPVPNGARAG from the coding sequence ATGAAGCCCGCGGAGATCAAGCCCGCAATCAGCATCGATGTCGTCAACCAGCTCGACGCTCGGGTCGGCACGATCGAGAGCGTCACGGATGTCGAGGGGTCCAGCAAGCTCGTCCGACTCAGGGTCGATTTCGGCGATCACAAGCGGACGATCCTCGCGGGGATGAAGCAGGAGCGCGAAGACCCGACCGAGATCGAAGGTCGGCAGGCGCTGTTCATCGTCAACCTGGAGCCGAGGAAGATGATGGGGGAGACCTCGGAGGGCATTGTCTTCGACGTCGGTTACGAGGACGGGATTCAGCCGGCGCTGCTGCTCCCGGAGCGGCCCGTGCCGAACGGCGCTCGTGCCGGTTGA
- a CDS encoding fumarylacetoacetate hydrolase family protein → MRSTILAALLVVLATPAGLQAQAMESAEPFKVGTFQIDGEAVVGLVLRDSLIVDIGAANTELELDSSYPRLVMPADMLELIGRYEYGLKYRLYEIVNDLVAGNRLSGGARPAYVHDVADVRILAPILYPSKLMNAAVNFYSHACEGCTEEELQAQTRERQENRGVPYLFLKPTRGAIIGSGEDIVMPYGRDRIEWEVEMAIVFGRTGKYISASRAYDHVFGYMVAVDISDRGGRPPGGFGAVLDWFVGKGHDTFAPHGPWIVPKEFYGDPMERLHQTLVIDGVTVQEARAGDMIHNIPELIEYASSLITVFPGDVLQSGTSGGTGAGRVQRATGSGYLQAGETISASIEGIGTLTHTVVAEESVPADLSGAQLPPVETYRPPR, encoded by the coding sequence ATGCGCTCGACTATTCTCGCTGCCCTGCTCGTGGTGCTCGCGACTCCGGCCGGGCTACAGGCCCAGGCCATGGAATCGGCCGAACCCTTCAAAGTCGGCACCTTCCAGATCGACGGGGAGGCCGTCGTGGGGCTCGTGCTGCGGGATTCGCTGATCGTCGACATCGGCGCGGCGAACACCGAGCTGGAGCTGGATTCGAGCTACCCCCGGCTCGTCATGCCGGCCGACATGCTCGAGCTGATCGGCCGGTACGAGTACGGCCTGAAGTACCGGCTCTACGAGATCGTCAACGACCTCGTCGCCGGGAACCGGCTGTCGGGGGGCGCGCGTCCTGCCTACGTCCACGACGTCGCCGACGTCAGGATCCTCGCGCCGATCCTGTACCCGAGCAAGCTCATGAACGCGGCGGTCAACTTCTACTCGCACGCGTGCGAGGGCTGCACCGAGGAGGAGCTGCAGGCGCAGACCAGGGAGCGGCAGGAGAACCGGGGCGTGCCCTACCTCTTCTTGAAGCCCACCCGCGGCGCGATCATCGGCAGCGGCGAGGACATCGTGATGCCCTACGGCCGTGACCGGATCGAATGGGAAGTCGAAATGGCCATCGTCTTCGGCCGCACGGGCAAGTACATCTCCGCGAGCCGCGCATACGACCACGTGTTCGGCTACATGGTCGCCGTGGACATATCCGATCGTGGCGGCCGTCCTCCGGGTGGCTTCGGCGCAGTCCTGGACTGGTTCGTCGGTAAGGGCCATGACACGTTCGCGCCCCATGGGCCCTGGATCGTTCCGAAGGAGTTCTACGGGGACCCGATGGAGCGTTTGCACCAGACCCTGGTCATCGACGGCGTGACCGTCCAGGAGGCCAGGGCGGGAGACATGATCCACAACATCCCGGAGTTGATCGAGTACGCGTCGTCGCTCATTACCGTGTTCCCTGGTGACGTTCTGCAAAGCGGGACGTCCGGCGGAACCGGCGCCGGTCGCGTCCAGCGCGCGACAGGCTCCGGGTACCTCCAGGCGGGCGAGACGATCAGCGCCAGCATCGAGGGGATCGGCACGCTGACCCACACCGTGGTAGCCGAGGAGAGCGTTCCGGCGGACCTGTCCGGCGCGCAGCTCCCGCCGGTCGAGACCTATCGCCCGCCACGCTGA
- a CDS encoding metalloregulator ArsR/SmtB family transcription factor, with protein MDIYRAIADPTRRAILDELVDRSGQSLFELCGRLIMKHGINSSRQAISQHLGVLEAVGLIRTRREGRSKLHWFEGAPLEAIKERWPASTDEDTSHSTDEGIEE; from the coding sequence GTGGACATCTACCGCGCCATCGCTGACCCAACCAGGCGAGCCATCCTGGATGAGCTCGTCGATCGGTCGGGTCAATCGCTCTTCGAACTCTGCGGGCGCCTGATCATGAAGCACGGCATCAACTCCTCGCGGCAGGCGATCTCGCAACACCTGGGCGTCCTGGAAGCCGTCGGGTTGATCCGCACGAGGCGCGAGGGGAGGTCGAAGCTCCACTGGTTCGAGGGCGCCCCGCTGGAGGCGATCAAGGAGCGGTGGCCGGCCTCGACAGACGAGGACACTTCACACTCAACGGATGAGGGCATCGAGGAATGA
- a CDS encoding MaoC family dehydratase — translation MPDPDFSTFPLNKKGNRYQDFEEGRTFQHHWGRTLTEADNALFATATMRFTPLYFNAEYARAHGHDSVVIDPLLMLCTVVGMSVEDLSEGGGPFLGVNDVKFHRPVYPGDTITGRSRVVGRRESGSRPHFGIVTWETEAFNQHGEKVVSYQRTNLVAKRREASP, via the coding sequence ATGCCCGACCCCGACTTCTCCACCTTCCCCCTCAACAAGAAGGGCAACCGCTACCAGGACTTCGAGGAAGGCCGGACCTTCCAGCACCACTGGGGTCGCACGCTCACCGAAGCGGACAACGCGCTCTTCGCCACCGCGACGATGCGGTTCACCCCGCTCTACTTCAACGCCGAGTACGCGCGCGCCCACGGGCACGACTCGGTCGTCATCGACCCGCTGCTCATGCTCTGCACCGTCGTCGGCATGTCGGTCGAGGACCTCTCCGAGGGCGGCGGACCGTTCCTCGGCGTGAACGACGTGAAGTTCCACCGGCCGGTCTACCCCGGCGACACGATCACCGGCAGGAGCCGCGTCGTCGGCCGCCGCGAGTCCGGCTCCAGACCCCACTTCGGCATCGTCACCTGGGAGACGGAGGCCTTCAACCAGCACGGCGAGAAAGTCGTCAGCTACCAGCGCACCAACCTGGTCGCCAAGCGCCGCGAGGCGTCCCCATGA
- a CDS encoding type II toxin-antitoxin system RelE/ParE family toxin, with amino-acid sequence MAVEEFVDVRGGSPFGRWIGRLDRHAAARVATALYRMEMGNLSNAKGVGGGVFEYRIDFGPGYRIYFGRDGDALIILLGGGTKARQQRDIEAARALWREYGRRKRKEG; translated from the coding sequence ATCGCAGTCGAGGAGTTCGTCGATGTCCGAGGAGGCAGCCCGTTCGGTCGCTGGATCGGTCGACTTGATCGGCACGCCGCCGCGCGGGTGGCGACGGCGCTGTACCGGATGGAGATGGGCAACCTCTCGAATGCGAAGGGTGTCGGCGGCGGGGTGTTTGAGTACCGAATCGACTTCGGCCCCGGCTACCGGATCTACTTCGGACGGGATGGTGATGCGTTGATCATCCTCCTGGGCGGTGGAACGAAGGCGCGTCAGCAGCGCGACATCGAGGCTGCGCGGGCGTTGTGGCGCGAGTACGGGCGGAGAAAGCGGAAGGAGGGTTGA
- a CDS encoding DUF2939 domain-containing protein: MSTTITIRFNGKLVVLWSSVVAAVLVGWLALSPYFVVWRLQSAAGSQNADALSALVDFESVRSSLKEFLYSQWLDSVGDDQDGFAALGSTLGVMLVDSLIDRFVTPHGFAALMRNPERGLNAEEPPDDVIDDISTSGIETRKAFESPNRFVFETWATGMDDQRVGFVLKRKGLSWRVTGLRLPLPPPADALASTRSAEPATRQEDEPGYWHLTESVDPIDDSVTITAVVLANGQPSFGTGPMLAVRCAKDKTEAFIDWSEYLGSGHGGRVVVRWNDGAPTTQRWSGSTSHRSTFSPQPIAFVRSLMEHNRLVVRTTPYNDAPATLVFDLTSESKRHTLWRIAEACNWDPTRREAVPVEAREARYVTPAQLADVKPGMTEAEAEARLGKVLPRHVRFWPEEDVFAWFYPKDPGRHGEGSAVGVFFRISDRKVYRTDPNAVEGR, from the coding sequence ATGTCCACGACCATCACCATCCGCTTCAACGGGAAGTTGGTCGTTTTGTGGAGTTCCGTCGTTGCGGCGGTGTTGGTCGGCTGGCTGGCGCTCTCACCGTACTTTGTGGTGTGGCGTCTTCAATCCGCGGCAGGTAGCCAGAACGCCGACGCCCTCTCCGCGCTGGTCGACTTTGAGAGCGTTCGCAGCAGCCTCAAAGAGTTCCTGTACTCGCAATGGCTCGACTCCGTCGGAGACGACCAGGACGGATTCGCCGCCCTCGGCTCCACACTCGGGGTCATGCTCGTCGATTCGCTCATCGACCGGTTCGTAACGCCTCACGGATTCGCGGCATTGATGCGGAACCCAGAACGCGGCTTGAACGCGGAGGAGCCTCCAGACGACGTGATTGACGACATCTCCACGTCCGGCATCGAGACGCGGAAGGCGTTTGAATCGCCAAACAGATTCGTCTTCGAGACTTGGGCGACCGGGATGGACGACCAGCGGGTCGGATTCGTCCTCAAGAGGAAGGGGCTCTCGTGGCGCGTAACTGGCCTCCGACTTCCACTTCCACCACCGGCGGATGCGCTCGCCAGCACACGCAGCGCCGAACCCGCCACCCGACAAGAAGACGAGCCGGGTTACTGGCATCTCACCGAATCGGTGGACCCCATCGACGACTCGGTGACCATCACAGCGGTGGTCTTGGCCAACGGCCAACCGTCATTCGGAACCGGCCCCATGCTGGCTGTCCGATGTGCGAAAGACAAGACAGAAGCGTTCATCGACTGGAGCGAGTACCTCGGCAGTGGCCACGGCGGCAGGGTCGTGGTCCGCTGGAACGATGGGGCACCCACGACACAACGCTGGAGCGGCAGCACCAGCCACAGATCTACTTTCTCCCCGCAGCCTATTGCTTTCGTGCGTTCCCTCATGGAGCACAACAGGCTCGTTGTCCGAACCACTCCCTACAACGATGCGCCTGCCACCCTCGTCTTTGACTTGACCAGTGAGAGTAAGCGTCACACACTCTGGCGAATCGCGGAAGCCTGTAACTGGGATCCGACCAGGAGGGAAGCTGTACCGGTTGAAGCCCGAGAAGCACGTTACGTCACCCCTGCACAGCTTGCAGACGTGAAGCCTGGGATGACGGAGGCCGAGGCCGAGGCTCGTTTGGGCAAGGTCCTTCCCCGCCACGTCCGCTTCTGGCCGGAGGAGGACGTCTTCGCTTGGTTCTATCCGAAGGACCCAGGCAGGCACGGGGAGGGATCCGCGGTTGGCGTGTTCTTCCGCATTAGTGACCGGAAGGTCTACCGCACAGATCCCAACGCGGTTGAGGGGCGTTGA